The DNA region CTTTTGAGTAATAGTTTGCCAAAGATCTGATTACTTTTTCCAAAATAACATATGATTCCTGCAAGGAATCAATCCAAATCATGATCATAGATACATATCTTTAAGAGGGTAATCTACAACAAAATGGCCACCGATTAATAATAGTCATTAGTCAAGGCATTAAATTTTCATTGCTTAAAGAGTTTCAGTTAGAAGTACGTACTTCTTGAGCAACAATCTGATTTCCCCTCCAACTGCCCAAATACTCCCGAATTGACTCCTTTGCTGAGTCCGCAGTCCGTCTAAATTTGGCATTATCATCGGTGCCTTTGTTTAAAGATTCACGCAGTGTTTTCACTACTTCCCTTGCTGACCTTAAGTAAGCCTTTGGCAACACCTTTCCAGACTTTGTTTTCTCATTAGGATCAAATAGTGATTTGATGGCCCCAATAACCCCtttatcttcttcctctttgtCGCCAGACTTCTCTTCGGCCCATACCGTTGGTGGTGATAAACCACACGTCAAGGTAAGCAATGAAGGACCAACACCGATTAAGAGATGCCTGCGACTTGATGAAGCTTCCGAAGGAGGCAGTGCAATATTAGATCTGGATTGCATTTTATCTGTTACATTGCAGAAGTTGTCAATAAATAAAGGACCTACTGTTACTTGGGGGTGTATCATGTTGTTGTCCATTCTcaagttaaatatattattgttatttattctactttctttttccttcttgacTAGAATAAGTCATCATCTCAAAATAATCAATCAGAAAATAACGATGTAATCcctttaacaagacaaatttggATACAGGAACCTCAAGGAAGAAGAATAGTATAGAAACAGCAAATATACTAAAGCAACAAAGAAGTTGCACAATAATTTCTCATACAACAAAAGAGAATTGGGAATTTGAAGGAAAATGTATTTCGAATTTTTAGGACATACCTTCAATATCGATTCTTTTTATCA from Glycine soja cultivar W05 chromosome 8, ASM419377v2, whole genome shotgun sequence includes:
- the LOC114422389 gene encoding photosystem II D1 precursor processing protein PSB27-H2, chloroplastic-like isoform X3, coding for MALILAANMCSITNSKTVEVIKRIDIEDKMQSRSNIALPPSEASSSRRHLLIGVGPSLLTLTCGLSPPTVWAEEKSGDKEEEDKGVIGAIKSLFDPNEKTKSGKVLPKAYLRSAREVVKTLRESLNKGTDDNAKFRRTADSAKESIREYLGSWRGNQIVAQEITLLKICIYDHDLD
- the LOC114422389 gene encoding photosystem II D1 precursor processing protein PSB27-H2, chloroplastic-like isoform X1; the encoded protein is MALILAANMCSITNSKTVEVIKRIDIEDKMQSRSNIALPPSEASSSRRHLLIGVGPSLLTLTCGLSPPTVWAEEKSGDKEEEDKGVIGAIKSLFDPNEKTKSGKVLPKAYLRSAREVVKTLRESLNKGTDDNAKFRRTADSAKESIREYLGSWRGNQIVAQEESYVILEKVIRSLANYYSKAGPSAPLSHEVKSEILDYLNTAEEFL
- the LOC114422389 gene encoding photosystem II D1 precursor processing protein PSB27-H2, chloroplastic-like isoform X2 — encoded protein: MQSRSNIALPPSEASSSRRHLLIGVGPSLLTLTCGLSPPTVWAEEKSGDKEEEDKGVIGAIKSLFDPNEKTKSGKVLPKAYLRSAREVVKTLRESLNKGTDDNAKFRRTADSAKESIREYLGSWRGNQIVAQEESYVILEKVIRSLANYYSKAGPSAPLSHEVKSEILDYLNTAEEFL